In the genome of Burkholderia sp. PAMC 26561, the window AAGATTAGAAGCCGTGCAACGGTGTTGTTGTTCACAAGCGACAGCCAGCTACTGGCAGGCGTTCCTGGCAGCCGCTCCCAGCGGGAGCTGGCCAATAAATCATAGCGCCGAAAAATCAATTAGGACCGCTCTTATGGGTCCGACGCATCTTCACCATTTAATCTTTCATTCGTTGCGAAATTCAAAGTTGCAAAATTTTTGTGACTTTCGGATTAGCCGATCATGCAACAAACGCGGCAATTAACTTTGCTTTCGATTTAACGTTATGTTTTTAAGTCATGTTCAACTTCAAGAAATTTATTGCCGCGCTGGTCATTGCTCTGACCGGCCTATCCGCAGCACAAGCCAGTGAGTTTTCCGGCCCTTACGCAGGCCTGAAAGTGGGTGAGAACTGGTCTGACGCTTCTGGCGTCGTCAACGTAGGGTCCCATGCATCGACTTTCCTCGGCCTGACTGCCGGGTATAACTTCGATGTAAGCCGCTTCGTTATTGGTGCTGAGGCATTCGCTGACTTCCATCACTCGTCGACCACATATAAGGATGGTGGCATCGATGCGAAACTCGGCTTGCCGTTCAATTCGGTAATGCCGTATGTGCGTCTGGGAGTGACGGGAACCTGGCCGAACGCACGTTTGCACACTGGCTTGGGCGTTGAGTACAAGTTCATCAAGCAGGCAAGCCTTGCGCTGGAATGGACCA includes:
- a CDS encoding outer membrane beta-barrel protein, whose amino-acid sequence is MFNFKKFIAALVIALTGLSAAQASEFSGPYAGLKVGENWSDASGVVNVGSHASTFLGLTAGYNFDVSRFVIGAEAFADFHHSSTTYKDGGIDAKLGLPFNSVMPYVRLGVTGTWPNARLHTGLGVEYKFIKQASLALEWTTDQSKRDGTTRHNDSVTLGVHYFF